In Phragmitibacter flavus, one DNA window encodes the following:
- a CDS encoding secretin N-terminal domain-containing protein, with translation MSHPFPCLSAIFLLLAPALHAQIRESAINQPTATNPREFRLVQNIPLADRPPTSLLVQVQNPPPTPDANAPAEPPPGPGGPGMGGPRGGFGGFGGPRGGGSSSSDETFRIDGDKVSLQFPNNSIIDILGIYERLTNKTLIKDTSIFEGQTISLVTPQPVEKGEAIKLIEASLLTNGYAIVADPDGKSARILPTRTQGAATTQFSQGVLFYQSANDLPDNETIVSYFMPLANLDPVEAAEMLGAHVGLSVYGRITPVLNPPGLLLTESSNIVKQLVSIKEVIDTPSTTSSLVTKFIPLKYADAATVAQIVQATIDAQTTDSIEKGITTIRGGSPQQTQQRGSDRDRQQQSQQPQSAPQSGNQTSSSKITPEPRAQSQVVADSRLNQILIVAEPEDYAYISSLILEFDKPVDVPEPYERKLKNIFSLDVVSVLADLLKDTTASTQLPGGGTLTQQQQQLVSSNQLVTGRTATSTRGGTFSGATGGGTTTDTGGVNSRPDQLIEPEEDNAPVSVLVNKTRIIADPLANAILVIGPKEDQDKVNLILDKLDRKPPQVYLATVIGQLTLGDGYEFGIDYLQKFTRTGSNSGLTSSLISTRDDIITSNNVSDITTNLITSAIGNANGFNVYGQIGETVDAFVNALETTNNFKVLSRPSVFALNNKKASITSGQSIPVPSQSITNSNNTGNGSGNVTTTIEYKDVVLKLEVIPLINPDGDVTLKIAQVNDTVVGSQIVDNNSIPIIGTEQLLTTATVQTGNTIVLGGLITEQDNTTTEGIPVISRIPGVGRLFKNDVTSKERKELIVFIQPIVVDGHNDLARTSAAEDLRTKVGADAAQAFPQRVTTPAPTSIDLPASDPEPVKRKRWFNFGR, from the coding sequence ATGTCCCACCCATTCCCCTGCCTCTCCGCAATTTTTCTCCTTCTCGCCCCCGCCCTTCACGCGCAAATCCGTGAAAGCGCCATCAACCAGCCCACCGCCACCAACCCTCGCGAGTTCCGTCTCGTCCAAAACATTCCCCTCGCTGACCGCCCGCCCACCTCCCTTCTCGTTCAGGTCCAGAATCCCCCTCCCACCCCTGACGCCAACGCCCCTGCCGAACCACCCCCCGGCCCCGGCGGTCCCGGCATGGGCGGGCCTCGCGGAGGTTTTGGTGGCTTCGGCGGACCACGCGGCGGTGGCAGCAGTTCCAGCGACGAAACCTTCCGCATCGACGGCGACAAAGTCTCCCTACAGTTCCCCAACAATTCCATCATCGACATCCTCGGCATCTACGAGCGACTCACCAACAAAACCCTCATCAAAGACACCTCCATCTTTGAAGGCCAGACCATCAGCCTCGTCACGCCCCAGCCCGTCGAAAAAGGCGAAGCCATCAAACTCATCGAGGCCTCCCTGCTCACCAACGGCTACGCCATCGTCGCCGATCCCGACGGCAAAAGCGCCCGCATCCTTCCCACCCGCACCCAAGGGGCCGCCACCACCCAGTTTTCCCAGGGCGTCCTCTTCTACCAAAGCGCCAACGACCTTCCCGACAACGAAACCATCGTCAGCTACTTCATGCCCCTGGCCAACCTTGACCCCGTCGAAGCCGCCGAAATGCTCGGTGCCCATGTCGGCCTCAGCGTCTACGGCCGCATCACCCCCGTCCTCAATCCGCCCGGCCTGCTCCTCACCGAAAGCTCCAACATCGTCAAACAGCTCGTCAGCATCAAGGAAGTGATCGACACCCCCAGCACCACCAGCTCGCTGGTTACCAAATTCATCCCCCTTAAATACGCCGACGCCGCCACCGTCGCTCAAATTGTCCAAGCCACGATCGACGCCCAGACCACCGACAGCATCGAGAAAGGCATCACCACCATCCGTGGTGGCTCTCCCCAACAGACCCAACAACGAGGCAGCGATCGCGACCGCCAGCAACAGTCCCAACAACCCCAGTCCGCCCCCCAGTCAGGCAACCAAACCTCCTCTTCGAAAATCACTCCCGAACCCCGCGCCCAGTCCCAAGTCGTCGCCGACTCCCGACTCAACCAGATCCTCATTGTCGCCGAACCCGAAGACTACGCCTACATCAGCAGCCTCATCCTCGAATTCGACAAACCCGTCGACGTCCCCGAACCCTACGAACGCAAACTCAAAAACATCTTCTCCCTCGACGTCGTTTCCGTCCTCGCCGACCTCCTCAAAGACACCACCGCCAGCACCCAGCTTCCCGGCGGCGGCACCCTCACCCAACAGCAACAACAGCTCGTCAGCAGCAACCAGCTCGTCACCGGTCGCACCGCCACCAGCACCCGAGGCGGCACCTTCAGCGGAGCCACTGGCGGCGGCACCACCACTGATACTGGCGGCGTCAACAGCCGGCCCGACCAGCTCATCGAACCCGAGGAAGACAACGCCCCCGTCTCCGTCCTCGTCAACAAAACCCGCATCATTGCCGACCCATTGGCAAATGCCATCCTCGTGATTGGACCCAAGGAAGACCAGGACAAAGTTAACCTCATCCTCGACAAACTCGATCGCAAACCACCACAAGTTTACCTCGCCACCGTCATCGGCCAGCTCACCCTTGGCGATGGTTATGAATTCGGCATCGACTACCTCCAGAAATTCACCAGAACTGGTTCCAATAGCGGCCTCACCAGCAGCCTCATCTCCACCCGCGACGACATCATTACCAGCAACAACGTCAGCGACATCACCACCAACCTCATCACCTCCGCCATCGGCAACGCCAACGGCTTCAATGTCTACGGCCAGATCGGAGAAACCGTCGACGCCTTCGTCAACGCTCTTGAAACCACCAACAACTTCAAGGTCCTCTCCCGCCCCAGCGTCTTTGCCCTCAACAACAAAAAAGCCTCCATCACCAGCGGCCAGTCCATCCCCGTCCCCTCCCAGTCGATCACCAATTCCAACAACACCGGCAACGGCAGCGGCAACGTCACCACCACCATCGAATACAAAGACGTCGTCCTCAAACTCGAAGTCATTCCCCTGATCAATCCCGACGGCGATGTCACCCTCAAAATCGCCCAGGTCAACGACACCGTCGTCGGCAGCCAGATCGTCGACAACAACAGCATCCCCATCATCGGCACCGAACAACTCCTCACCACCGCCACCGTCCAAACCGGAAACACCATCGTGCTCGGTGGACTCATCACCGAACAGGACAACACCACCACCGAAGGCATCCCTGTCATCAGCCGCATCCCCGGGGTCGGCCGACTCTTCAAAAACGACGTCACCAGCAAAGAGCGCAAAGAACTCATCGTCTTCATCCAGCCCATCGTCGTCGACGGCCACAACGACCTCGCCCGCACCAGCGCCGCCGAAGACCTTCGCACCAAAGTCGGAGCCGACGCCGCCCAGGCCTTCCCTCAACGCGTCACCACCCCCGCCCCCACCTCCATCGACCTCCCCGCCTCCGACCCCGAACCCGTCAAACGCAAACGCTGGTTCAACTTCGGCCGCTAA
- a CDS encoding general secretion pathway protein GspK, whose amino-acid sequence MQGHPSSLILHPSSFGAKRRRASALMLVMAAIILMSVTVMGVVEFMRYSLEETGNDAREFRAMHLAESGIALGLSPQLQPGDPVLKQTIGTDSGFEVVISSEGARIPLVSITDENLLNGLYELFIDWGLSPTDSRTVVDSLADWVDTDDNPRSQGAESDYYRGLGYENFPRQQEFNSLEELPLVRNWNLIEAIKPDWRNYFSVNGDGFIDLNYAPADVLIAILGSEESNAENLIRERNGPDGLPNTEDDVKLTLNHARSLLNLDQERFTQLSTLITVDHLTRRIESTGRIGEATTKVTVIARRQSDGSLNYLARIEE is encoded by the coding sequence ATGCAAGGTCATCCTTCATCCCTCATCCTTCATCCCTCATCCTTCGGCGCGAAGCGCCGCCGCGCCTCTGCCCTCATGCTCGTGATGGCCGCCATCATCCTGATGTCCGTCACCGTCATGGGCGTGGTCGAGTTCATGCGCTACAGCCTTGAAGAAACCGGCAACGACGCCCGTGAATTCCGCGCCATGCACCTCGCCGAAAGTGGCATCGCCCTCGGCCTCAGCCCCCAGCTTCAACCCGGCGACCCCGTCCTCAAACAAACCATTGGCACCGACAGCGGCTTCGAAGTCGTCATCTCGTCCGAAGGTGCCCGCATCCCCCTCGTCTCCATCACCGACGAAAACCTTCTCAACGGCCTCTATGAATTGTTCATCGACTGGGGCCTCTCCCCCACCGACTCCCGCACCGTCGTCGACTCCCTCGCCGACTGGGTCGACACCGACGACAACCCCCGCTCCCAAGGAGCCGAATCCGACTACTACCGCGGCCTCGGTTACGAAAACTTTCCCCGCCAGCAAGAATTCAACTCCCTCGAGGAACTCCCCCTCGTTCGCAACTGGAACCTCATCGAAGCCATCAAACCCGACTGGCGCAACTACTTCAGCGTCAACGGCGACGGCTTCATCGACCTCAACTACGCCCCCGCCGACGTGTTGATCGCCATCCTCGGCAGCGAAGAGTCCAATGCCGAAAACCTCATCCGCGAACGCAACGGACCCGACGGACTCCCCAACACCGAAGACGACGTCAAACTCACTCTCAACCATGCCCGCTCCCTCCTCAACCTCGACCAGGAACGCTTCACCCAGCTCAGCACCCTCATCACTGTCGACCACCTCACCCGCCGCATCGAAAGCACCGGTCGTATCGGCGAAGCCACCACCAAAGTCACCGTCATCGCCCGCCGCCAGTCCGACGGCTCCCTCAACTATCTCGCCCGCATCGAAGAATAA